CACAGAGGGAGAGTGGGCGGCCAAGTGGACCCCAGGCTTGAAGTTCCTTAGTTAGGAATTCGACTGGCTTGGCCCTTTGGATGGTCTCCCTGATCTGTTTTGGAAGAGAGGTGTCCCTGTGCTAAGATCTAACGGGGTCCTCTTCCTCAGATCCCTTCTAGGTCCTGCGGGGTCGGTCCAGGCCCTCACCTGCtctgttcatttacttattcgaCATTTACCACGAGAGAATACATCTGCGTTGTTTCTGGCCACCAAGTGTCCAGTAATTGGTACCAGCAGCCATGGGAAGTGGGTACAGCAGGGCTGAGGACAGGCCACCATGTCAGTGGATCAGAGGTGCGGGTGGCAAGGAGGTGGGCACAATGAGAAGGGTGGCCGAGGCGTTCTGGAGGTGGGAGAGGCTCTCCAGGCAGGGTGCTGTGATTGGGACTATGAGCCCTGGTCCCGTGTTGGGACCACCCGAACACAAGGCTGCTTGGGTTCAAACCTTTGCCACTTCCTGGCTTAAATGGGGGTAACCGTGGGTCCCAGGAACAGAGCAGACAAGGTGGTGGCTTCATCTTGGAGGTGGAAGATGAAGTCCCTGAACAAGGGGGCCAGAgtagggggtggagagggagctgGTGACAGGGCCCCACCGGCAGAAAGGAGGTGGCTGCAGGGTGGCCTGGAGGCTACTGGTGACTGTGGCTCACAAGGGGGCAAGTGGTTCTAATCTGACCGCATGAGCTTTGAAGGGTTTTGAGGAAGAGAGTTAACTGCTGGAAACAAGGAAAAGTCGTGAAGGAGCGAGGACCgtagcccccctcccccagggcccggGGACAGGAGTGTGGGAGAGAAAACCACCCCCATTCCGCAGACTCGGGGAGGCAGTACTCTCAGGAAACACCGGGTTGCTTAAAAATATCGCCATGCTGGCCTTGTCCTCCAGAGCCTCTGAGTCAGTGGGGTAGGGCGCAGGCATCCCGTTGGTTCCTGAGCTGGGGagctggggccagggctgggaaCCAGGGCACCACGGAGGTGGCTGAGGAACTCGGAGAGGTGGCCGAGGGCAACCCCTGAGCCCGAGGGCACAACAGGAAGGCTGGacaggctgggaggctggggcttCCACAGCCCATGGACCTTTGCCCTAAGTGCCTCATGCCACAGAGACCTATGTGTCCCTCCCCAGGTGTGGCCACCAAAGGCAGGCCCGTGCCGGGCCTGATGCGAAGGGAGAGACCAGCCACACAGAGCAGCCCTGAGCCCGAGTCCCAACTCTGGGCCTCGCCTGGCACATTCCCTGGGGCTGCACGGGCCCCCTCACCGCAgcgcaggctccacgcccagcaggTGCCGGTAGATGAGCTGGGCCTCCAGGTCGTGATCGAGAGGGTCATTCCACTCCTGCAGGGTCACCCGTGACCGGGTCTTGTCACAGCCCAGAtctgggggcacagagagggcagGGTGTGGGCAGGCCCTGTGAGAGCTTACGTCCAACTTCCTGGGAGTGcaggtggggacactgaggccggGAGAGGGACAGGAATACACTCAGGGGCCCCAGGAGGGCAGCAGCTCATCCCTCGGATTTGCTCCTGAGCCCTGGGACACACGAAGGCAGAGCGTGGGAGCTGCACAACCttctggaaggaagaagggagtgcCCTGGAACCGTAAGATCACGAGGAGGGAAGCTGAGGGGTTTGTGCCTTGGAATGAGCTGGCCCTGCCACTTGCTGGCTTTACGACCTTGGCAGAGGTACTGGCCCTTGGTAAGCCTCAGTTTCCGCCTCCATAAAATGGGCTACCAGACCCTGCCACCTAGTGCCCTGGGCAGCCCCCCTCACCAATGACGAGGGTTGTCACCAAGGTCAAAGCCAACGGCTCCAGGTCAGGCCAACTGACCAGCGACACCCTTGTAAAGACCCACCACTGCTCAGTCCCACACGCGGGCCCGAGCTAGAGTGGGTGGGTCAGCTTCCGAGGGCCTCCCGTGCCAGGCTCCAAGGGCTGAGGCTCTTCTGTGACTGGGGAGCAAGAATTTTGTGAAGCAGCCGGAGGTAAGGGAAGATCATCACAGTTCCAGAACTGAGTTGTGCGACagggtagccactagccatgcctgggggggctcagtcagttgagcatccgacttcagctcaagtcacgatctcgcagtttatgggttcgagccccacatcgggctctctgctgtcagcgcagcgcctgcctcagatcctctgcccccctctctctctgcccctcccctgctcctgctctctctcgatgaaacgttaaaaaaatagcaatactaaaataaaattatatacgagaaaacaaagttaaaacTCAGTTCCCGGgccacactagccacatttcaagcctAGACACACGCTCACGACCAGCACGTACTCAGTACTGGGCAGCACAGACACATACCGTTTCCGTCATCACCGAAAGTTCTAGCAGAGGCTCCTCCCGGCCAGCCCTCTAGTGCCCAGGGTCCCCCCGCCCACAGCTCCGGTACCCGACTGCGAACTCCGGGGCCCTCTCTTGCTCTCATCAGCAAGGAATTCCTAAAGCGCGTTCCTTGGAACGCTGGTTCTGCAAGAACCTCAGTCCCTGGGCAAGACAAGGCTTCCTGTCAAGTGAGTTAGGGAGCCCTGGGTCACAGGGTGTTAGAAACGGGATCCCAACTGGGCTTCAGGCCACCACAGGGCCTTCCGTGTCCCCTCACGCGGCACACACACCACACGGCATTTCCCAAACCAGCCAGTCACGAACCCTCCTTGCCCGGAGCACCTGCAGGGGCCGGCCGGCCTCTGGCGAGTTCCCGCAGGCGCACAGGCGGCCCCCCAAGCCAGGCCAGCAAGCCAGGGCCTGAAGGCCCCGCGTGGATGGGTGCAGGGTAGGGGCCCGCGCCTCCTCTCCCACCTGACTTGTCCTTCTGGTGGCAACAGCTCCACTTGTCCCCGCGGAAGACGCCAGGGTGGTAGGAGCCGAGCAGGCCAGGGTTGCCGATGCTCACCTTCCGCAGCGCAGACAGCCACTGGTTCAGCTCGTTCACGCACTACAGGCGACACGGGGGGCGGCGGTCAGAGGTCACCCCCTCCGGGAAGCCCTCCCTCCCTGGCACTCCCAGGCACGTGGGCCAATGCACAAAGCGTGGGCTGGACCGCGGCCACCACCGGCCCCCTCCGCTGTCCCTGGGGCAGCATACCCCCTGCCGACGATATGTGGTGGCCCTGCTGTCACTGTTTCCCCCTGTGGCTTGGGACAGTCACTTCCCACAACAAGCCAAACCCCTCCCACTTCAGCCTTCCTTCCTGGTCCCTGCGTCCCCCCTAGATGGTCCCTCCTTCACAGTGGCCCTGCTCAAATGCCACGCGTCGGGGGTCCTCCCCCCGCCGAAGCCTACTTCATCCTATTTCCCTCCCTAAGTCTCCTTTGTGCTCTTGAAGGCACTGCCACCAtttgacttttaaatatttatttaacatccatCTGCTCCCCTGGGACACGAGCTCCACCAAGGCAAGGCTGTGTTCCGCCTGCCGCTGAACCCCCACCGCTGAGAACAGCCGGGGACCTTGCAGGTGCTCACCAGATATTTTTTAGATGAGTGAATGAGTTAATACGTGAAAAGACGAGAAGGCGGTTTGAGGTCACGCACTCGGGGCCACACACTTCCGTAAACGTGTGATTATTACGtgttgatacacacacacaaacacacaggcaCCAACACACATACTCAGAAATCCAGTTTCCTGCAAACAGGTACAACACGAAGCTCCAAATCATGGGGACGTACACGTCCAGACGCTGGGCCTCGCACAGACCTACATGTGGGTAACCGGACAGGCCCAGGGAAAGGCAGGCACGGCACCCCGAGTCTAGGACACAGACACACGagacgcgcacacacacacacacacacacacacacacacacacacatgccggATCTCACACCCTGCTGGACCCGATGTGGCCAACAAAGGGGTAGGGGACTCCCTGGGGCCTCCGTGTAGCCGCCCCCCAGGTGGCCATTCCCACagcgcccctcccctccagggccCTCCACGGCCCCCACCCTGCACTGCAGGTAGACCGTCTGGGGCTTGCCCGCATCGTCCTCGTAGATGAGCTGCATGACGTTCGAGCTGCCGAAGCTCTTCTCCTCCACCTTCTCCGCCGCCCGGATGCTGGCCGGCTTGATGAGGGCACTTTTCTGGAGTGGGTGGAGTGGGCAGTCTCAAGGTCCCAGCCGGGGCCCCGCCATTTCCTAGTTCTGGGCCTTAGTCTCCCTTTCTGCAGCAGCGTGGGTTGGCGTAGAGGACCCAGCTCTGTGAGTGACCTCGGCCAGATGCAGTGCAGACAGATGGTAACCGATGCCTGGCCTCTCGAGGGTTCCCGGCGGCCCCGGGAGGTCTGAGCATGGGAAACATTGTCTGGAATCCCAGCATTCCCCAGGGCTGGAAGGTAGCACCTGCCGGAATCAGACCCTGTGGCTTTTCCCTTATGAATAATTCCCCAACTTGCCTTTACCTTGCCCAGCTCTAAGAGTCACAACCCACCTTCTGGCCCCTTCTCACTCCTGTCGTCATCCAATATGGTAAGACACAGACGGGATGATGCGGAGTTCTGCGCCTAACAGATCTGCATCCCCGAGGGGCCCCCAAGCTGCTGAAACTCCGCCTGTgccagcagcccccagccccttgtCTCTCCCATCAGAGCTTGCCGGGGCCCTTAGCACACAAATAACCAGTCCCCACGGCCCTCTGGAGAGCACCCACACCCCCCAGCCTGGCATCCAAGCCCACCAACCCCTGCTGGCCTCAGTGATGAGCAGCAAGTGGGGAAACCTGGAGGGGAGCCTTGGGGACACACATCTGAGCCATCTTGGGGTAGAGCCTCCCAAAGGGCAGaggatggaggggcacctgggtggctcagtcggttaagcatctgactcttgatttcggctcaggttatgatccagggttgtgggatcgagccctgcacaggctccatgctcaccgtggagcctgcttaagattctttctccctctgcccctctcacatgtgctgtctctaaaattaaaaaaaaattttttttttctattttaaaaaatcaggggcagggcgcctgggtggcttggtcagtgaagcgtctgacttcggctcaggtcatgatctcgaggtccgtgagttcgagccccgcatcgggctctgtactgacagctcagagcctggagcctgtttcagattctgtgtctccctctctctctgcccctcccctgttcatgctctgtctctctctgtctgaaaaataaataaacgttaaaaaaaaaaaattaaaaaaatcaggggcgcctgggtggctcagtcagttcagcatctgaccagctcaggtcatgatctcacggttcgtgagttcgagccccgcgttgggctctgtgctgacagctcagagcctggagcctgcctcggattctgtgtctctctctcactgcccctccctgctcatgctctgtctctctctctctctctctctctctctcagaaataaatacacatttaaaaaaatttttttgggggcgcctgggtggcgcagtcggttaagcgttcgacttcagccaggtcacgatctcgcggtccgtgagttcgagccctgcgtcaggctctgggctgatggctcagagcctggagcctgtttctgattctgtgtctccctctctctctgccccacccccgttcatgctctgtctctctctgtcccaaaaataaataataaaaatgttaaaaataaataaataaataaatcatttttttaatcaaaaaaagaaaagggcagaGAATGTGCTGCCCATTCTGGGGTACACCTGCTGGAGGGGAGACAGGAGGGGGGCAGACGGGGGTGGTGCTGCACAGGGGGATAGGCGGTATGTCCACAACAGGGCAGAGCTCAATGCTGAGCCCAGAGGGGGATGAGGGAAGGTCCTGCTGGGCTCTGCTGAGGCTGAAGAAAATGCTGAGGGGACTCAGTGGCCAGGCAGCTGCTTAGAGTGGAATGCGCTGGAAAGCGAGAGGCCCAGGCTGAGGAGTCACCCAGGGAGCTCAGTTCCCCCATCGGCTGCTCAGGGCTGGATTGGGCATCCCCGGAAGACCGTCCCCAGAGCCTGACTGACTGGGGGCCGGGTCCGCCCAGCTCGGGGTCAGCAGGTCTGCCCAAGAAGCATGCCCTCCGCCCCTCCTGGGAGACAAGCACAGAGGGACCAGCCCAGGGCCTTCAGTCATTCCACTGGCCAGGATCCCGCCCCGTGCAGGGCCCAGGCGCTGCACCTCAGAGCGACCATCTCCTCTATCCTCAACAGCTTGGCACGTAGGGACCGTCATCCTCAACTTGAAGGCCAAGGCAACAGGGCTCAGAGCGACTGAGACCCTTGCTAAAGCTGGAAACCAGGACTCCTCCCAGACCCTCTCTAATTCCTTGATTTCCCGGAAGCACCCCTCAGCCCCCCACCCAATTCATGCACCAGGAAGCCAGGACTGACACTGCAgcactgtccccccacccccggcccttGGGGAAGAGAAGCTTCCCTCCCGTGAGTCTTAAGAGACACTGTGGCTGCCACCCGAACAGGGTCCTGCCCGACCCTGGGATGGGCTCCAAGGGAGGGACAGGTGCCTCCAGGGTGCCCCCGCTTGCCTACCTCCTTCCTCACCCACCTTGGAGTTGGGCGTTTTGGCGAAGCTGAGGGCCTCGGTGGTGAGGGAAAAGTGGAGTTTCTTGAAGGAGGACATGAGGGGACCCTTGCCCTTGGTCCTGTGGATGAAGAGCGGCCCCTCCTTCACCGGCGGCGCCTGCAAGCTCAGCGCCCGCTGCAGGCCCAGCTCTGGcgggcaagggagggagggcaaaaTGTGAGCCGAGACCAAGCTGAAGCAGGGACTCGGGCAGAGCAAACATCAACAGCAGGCAGTGGGCAGGGCCTCGAGGGGCACAGGCGGCAGCGGGCAAGGCCATGGGGCAGGGAGCGGGGCAAACATGACCAAGAGGCCGCAGACGCAACCAGAGAGGCGCAGAGGTAGGTGGGGACCGGAGACACAGGGCGGGGCGACGACACCTGGAGGGCTGTGGGCGGGGCCGGAGGAGGATCCGGTGTGGGCGGGGCCACCAGCCGGGGGGCGGAGCAAACGCGTGTCTGGGGCGGTTGCGCGGGGCGCGGGGCTTCTCTCTCCGGGAGAGCTCACCCTCCTTCTCCTCGATGTCCACCAGCTTGGTGATGAAGTCCTTCAGCTGGGCCACGCCCTGGCGCACGGTGGGCTGCAGCGGCTCCATCCAAGCCTCCTTGGCTCTGGAAGCTGGCGCGTCCATGTTGCCCACGTTCTGAACCGCCTGAGGGGGGACAGCCGCCGAGGGGGGACAGCTCTGCTGGGTCAAGGGCCCACCCCTGCAacctcccccgccccaccaccaAATCTGTGCTACCCCCACTGTAGAAGCAGAGGTGGAGGCAGCACACGCACTGCTCACAGGCCCATTCCATCCCCATTGGGACTCGGCGCCGAGCACCCCATGGAGTCTGAAGCCTTTCGGGACCCGACAGTCGAGGCTACTTGAGCCCAACCGGCTGGCCTTTCACAGCAAGTTTAATATCAGCCTGTTCCACTGGGTGTGACGACCCCAGCCTGGGAGTGAGTAGAGCTGGAGCTACAAGGCCCCCTATTCACACGCAGGCTACACGGCCTTGGGGAACCTCTTGCCCCTCGGAGACCCGTTTCCTCATCCACACGAGATCGGTGCCCGTGAAAACGCTTTGCAAACTATAAAGTGCGGTGCTACAGGTGTTCCTGGAGCCAGTGGGGAGCACACCGCTGTCCAGGCAAGGGCCCCCCGGGCACCCGGTCGGGCATCTCGCCAGTGTCCACGGGCCCGCACCTTGGCCAGCAGGAGCAGGGTGCGGCTGGTGCGGGCGTCCGCGTGCCGCTCCCGCAGGTGGAAGAGCTTGGGCGCCATGATGGCGGGAGAGACGAAGCGCAGGCACAGGAAGCTGGTGACGGCGATGAATGGCACGTTCTAGGGGGTGCGGGAGAGCAGGGGCTGGACTCCCCGAGGCCGGGGCTCGGAACAGCCCGCTGGGTTTTGGTGCTGTCcccgcctctccctctccccacgaCCCCGCCAGGCGCTTCgaagccccacccccccaacaccgCGCCTCCGGGCGCCACagctgcccccttccccaccgcTTTCTTCCCTCCGCCCGGCCCCACCGGCAGAGGGCGCACCTCGTGCTGGGCGCTGGGGAAGCGCTCGCGCACGCGCCGGAAAAGCTGGCGGAAGGTGGCGCGGACCACGGCGGGGCATGCGCGAACGGAGCGACTGAGCGCGCTCAGCAGCGCCGCCAGGTGGGCGCGCAGCGTCTGCGCGCTCTGCTCCAGCACCTCGGCCTCTGTCTGCGGGCGGTGCAGCCCCGAGCACCTGCGTTGGCCCGCAGGGGACCCGCAAGAGAAGGTCGAGGTCAGCGCCCGTGCACACGGCGGCACAGGGGCTCCTGGAGACAGGCGCAGTAAGGCATCAGCGGAGACAGGGGCACACAGGCAACGCACAGGTGGGCAGAGCGATGAAAAGGTAGACCCAGGCCCAGGCAGAAAGGGCGAAAAACATACATTTGCATAAAGGGCCtgacacccccgcccccagggatCGCCCCCGGCCTCACCCTACGTCCTTGACTTCCACTTTGCTGGGGTCCAGCTCCACGTACTTCTTCTCCTCAAACACCTTGTCAATGATGGGGCCCAGGACGCCGTGCAGATACCGCATCCCAGCCACCTGGGGGCGGCGGTGAGTGGCGTTGGTCCCGTCTCCCACCTCCAGCTGCCTGCCATCTCCCTGCAGCTGACCTCCCAGCCACCCCCTACACCATCTGCCTGCTGTGTCTACTCAGGAAAGAACTGGGCACACGATGGGGACGGCGCGACACACTGCTGCCACAGGATGACTGCATGGACGGATGAAGGCAATTCTTAGCCTTAAAGGGCCCTGGACACAGGAGACTGGAATCTAAGCTCCCACTCTGCTTCTTGGCCCTTCTGAAACTCCTCATCTATGAAACAAAGAGCACGTATCACTCAACCTCACCTTCAGAAAAGACTCCATGGACTTCGAGGCCAGAGAGTTGCTCCGGAACAGGGTGTTAGCCTCACCTACGAGCAGAGGTTCTAGTGGGTAGGGGGGTTGAGAGAGGGACCAGGCtttgggggaggacagaggacctTGGGATCCCCCAGCCCACTGCCCCAACTCTGCCTTTTGCTCTTTCCTTTGCCCCCTAATCAGATCAGGCAGCTTCCTACAGGAAGACTTCCCAGATTTCTCCCCTCTCAGCATCTCTGGAGTCCTTGGCTCCTGGCTCCCCTCTCCACCACACCCTCAGACAGGCCACTCCCTCCCAGGCCTCACTGGTACGACCCAGCTCCAGCTGGAAGAGCAGGTCCAGAAAGTCTTTGGCCAGTCCCTGCCCCAGGAACAGTTTGAGCAGGTTGGTGGCCACATCCTGGCGGCATTCGGTGCTTGTTGTCTCCTCGATAAGTGCTATCAGCTGCCCTGGGCCCTGCAGAAGGCAGCAAGGAGAGGCAGGGTCAGAAGACGCACAGGGGAACCCAAACCCTTCACTCTGAGGGCCTGGGACCaccaaggggaagggggaggggtgctttcccACAGAATGGCGAGGGACCCTGGGCATTGGTTAATTCCTTACCATCCTGAGAACTGAGAGTTTTGCTCTTCAGAGCAGGTTTAGAAGGACAGGGAGAACAGGGAGAACAGGCCTGCTGTCCCTGgaccctcccaccttcccccgGGGCCCCCTCACCTGGGTGCCCAGCTTCACCTCACggcacagcagctgcaccagggGCTGGTAGCAGCCGGAGGGCAGTACCGTCTCGTCCCGCAGCCGCACCTCCAGCTGCAAGGAGCCCAGGTTGCCCCTGGAACGGGCAGCCTGTGACCTCTCCACCAGGGACCCAGGCCACCTGGGCCGTGCCCCCTCCCGCACTGCCCCCATACTCCCCCTTGGGGCCTGCCCTCCACCTTGGCTCCCTGCACGGCACCCCTCCCACTTTTTCCCCAAGGTGCTCTCTGCTTGGAAGGCCCTTCCCGCCTCCAAACTCAGGGGAACACCACCCATTTTCACCGCCTGGCTCCCTGTCACTTCTAGACGCCTTGAACTCTGCGCTTGACCCATATGGACATGCGGGGCTCCCGGCTTTGAATCTGTAAACTCTCAGAGATCCGCTCCTCCACATACACAATCCCCAACTGTCATAACAACCTgccaggggaaactgaggctcgaggGGATTAAGCAACTCGCCATAATGGATCTAACTACCAAGCTCCTCTGCTCAGACCCCTTCTGGGGAGGGTGCTGACCAAGGCTTAACCTCTCTAAGGCCCCCACGTCCAGAAGCACAGGACAGTTCACCAAGTGATGCACTAGCACATGGTCTCATACACAGTCGAAGCCGCCAAAACGGCTCGTCCCATGGAAATGCCTGCTGCGGGactcagcccctgccctgcccctgccccgctgatggtggggatgggggggtctGGGGTCCtctgcagagagacagagtgaaccATCCAAGGTGGGGGACACTGCTGATCCCCTACTTCCGGGCTGAGTGGTGAGCGAGGAGGCCAGAGGGCTTCCTTGAGGGGGTTGCCagatttaccaaaataaaaatacaagaaacccAGTTAAATCTGAATATCTTTGGTAGAAGTCGGTCCCCGACATCGCAcggacatacttacactaaaaattaGTCATTGTTTGTCTGAAACTCAGCTTTAAGGGGACAgcttgtattttatctggcaaccttgTTCCTGGAGAATTTGGGGGGAGAGTCAGAGCTCTGGGGACTCAAACTACGGTCTGAGGTCTGCAGAGAAACCCTTAAAGGGAAAGGGCTGAAGGCCTGTTCCAGAATCTGCCAGAAGGTGGAAAGCAGGAGACTGCCTTGGAGGACAGGGCTGAGTCCAAGGCTGTGAGAAGCCAGAGGCGGCAGGATAGGCCAGGATAACGGAGCCTGGGCCATCGGGCAAGCGCAGAAAGAAACCTGGAGCTGcgtcagcccctccccccaccacacgcAGCCCCGCCCATTGGAGCCACTGTCCGCGCCCCCCTGCCCTGGGGACCCCGAGCCCACCAGCCCCAGGCACTCACTCTCCCCGCTGATTCTTGGACTGGTCGGGCTGCAGCCGGAACCAGCCCTCCTCCTTCTGGGCCGCGCACAGTTTCTGGACATTGAACACCACCTGGGGACAAGGCAGAGGCAGGGGGGCcgcgctggggctggggctggggccctcAGGGCTCTTCCTTGCCAAGGAATCTTCCTTTGGGGGAGTCCCTTCCGGGGGTCCCTGAGCACCAGTGGCTGGCCCTGGGGAGTGCCCCTTTGAAGCAGcagcagggcggggtgggggaggaggggaggaggggagaaggggggtggTTCTGGAATGGAGGCGGGGCAGGTGCAGCCAGAAGGGGCAGGGTGCTCACTTTGCCCAAGAAGTCATTCCTGCTGACGAGGTCCCAGTCCCAGGCTTCCACACACAGCGCCTCCGCGGCCCCCTCCTCCAACTCAAACTCAAACATCTCGTTCCAGCGTGGGTAGCGTGATTTCTTCACGATCTGCCCAAAACGGGGTGAGTAGGGGTGGGGTGACCCCAAGGGGCCCCCCCAAGGCCCAGCCACCCCAAACACCCCACGTGGGATCCCTGCAGGGCCCTTGCAGCAGGAGAGGTATAAACTTCCTGTTCAAACCTTCCCCAAACCGGGAGAAATTGGGGCTCAGAGTGGGTAAGgcacttgtccaaggccacacagcaaaaAGGTAGCAGATGGCACTGAGAAGCCAAGACtccacccccttctcctcccaGGGTTGCGCCCACCACCCCAGAGGTGAGGAAAGCCATGCGGGGAACTGCTGGACTGTGCAGATGAACCCCGCACTGGTTGTCTCGGCCCAGCCCGCAGGGGTTGGTGCCAGAAGGGCTGGGATCTGTTAACACCCCCACACAGGTCACCCCGCTTTTCCAAGCCTCTTCTGTGGGACCGTAGTCCCAGCCTGACCTCCCGGGTGATGAGGGCCCAGGCCAGACCCTGagcctg
This sequence is a window from Prionailurus viverrinus isolate Anna chromosome E3, UM_Priviv_1.0, whole genome shotgun sequence. Protein-coding genes within it:
- the RASA4B gene encoding ras GTPase-activating protein 4B isoform X2; translated protein: MSPSSATVWKTLCPFWGEEYQVHLPPAFHAVAFYVMDEDALSRDDVIGKVCLTRDTLAAHPKGFSGWAHLTEVDPDEEVQGEIHLRLEVVPGPRARRLLRCSVLEARDLAPKDRNGASDPFVRVRYSGRTQETSIVKKSRYPRWNEMFEFELEEGAAEALCVEAWDWDLVSRNDFLGKVVFNVQKLCAAQKEEGWFRLQPDQSKNQRGEGNLGSLQLEVRLRDETVLPSGCYQPLVQLLCREVKLGTQGPGQLIALIEETTSTECRQDVATNLLKLFLGQGLAKDFLDLLFQLELGRTSEANTLFRSNSLASKSMESFLKVAGMRYLHGVLGPIIDKVFEEKKYVELDPSKVEVKDVGCSGLHRPQTEAEVLEQSAQTLRAHLAALLSALSRSVRACPAVVRATFRQLFRRVRERFPSAQHENVPFIAVTSFLCLRFVSPAIMAPKLFHLRERHADARTSRTLLLLAKAVQNVGNMDAPASRAKEAWMEPLQPTVRQGVAQLKDFITKLVDIEEKEELGLQRALSLQAPPVKEGPLFIHRTKGKGPLMSSFKKLHFSLTTEALSFAKTPNSKKSALIKPASIRAAEKVEEKSFGSSNVMQLIYEDDAGKPQTVYLQCRCVNELNQWLSALRKVSIGNPGLLGSYHPGVFRGDKWSCCHQKDKSDLGCDKTRSRVTLQEWNDPLDHDLEAQLIYRHLLGVEPALREKHRELSAGTEAGSVLTGPGGAPEDPLAQLLQVLRDLQEAHRSSPASSPPSEPSCLLELQT
- the RASA4B gene encoding ras GTPase-activating protein 4B isoform X1; the protein is MAKRSSLSIRIVEGKNLPAKDITGSSDPYCIVKVDNEPIIRTATVWKTLCPFWGEEYQVHLPPAFHAVAFYVMDEDALSRDDVIGKVCLTRDTLAAHPKGFSGWAHLTEVDPDEEVQGEIHLRLEVVPGPRARRLLRCSVLEARDLAPKDRNGASDPFVRVRYSGRTQETSIVKKSRYPRWNEMFEFELEEGAAEALCVEAWDWDLVSRNDFLGKVVFNVQKLCAAQKEEGWFRLQPDQSKNQRGEGNLGSLQLEVRLRDETVLPSGCYQPLVQLLCREVKLGTQGPGQLIALIEETTSTECRQDVATNLLKLFLGQGLAKDFLDLLFQLELGRTSEANTLFRSNSLASKSMESFLKVAGMRYLHGVLGPIIDKVFEEKKYVELDPSKVEVKDVGCSGLHRPQTEAEVLEQSAQTLRAHLAALLSALSRSVRACPAVVRATFRQLFRRVRERFPSAQHENVPFIAVTSFLCLRFVSPAIMAPKLFHLRERHADARTSRTLLLLAKAVQNVGNMDAPASRAKEAWMEPLQPTVRQGVAQLKDFITKLVDIEEKEELGLQRALSLQAPPVKEGPLFIHRTKGKGPLMSSFKKLHFSLTTEALSFAKTPNSKKSALIKPASIRAAEKVEEKSFGSSNVMQLIYEDDAGKPQTVYLQCRCVNELNQWLSALRKVSIGNPGLLGSYHPGVFRGDKWSCCHQKDKSDLGCDKTRSRVTLQEWNDPLDHDLEAQLIYRHLLGVEPALREKHRELSAGTEAGSVLTGPGGAPEDPLAQLLQVLRDLQEAHRSSPASSPPSEPSCLLELQT
- the RASA4B gene encoding ras GTPase-activating protein 4B isoform X3; translated protein: MDEDALSRDDVIGKVCLTRDTLAAHPKGFSGWAHLTEVDPDEEVQGEIHLRLEVVPGPRARRLLRCSVLEARDLAPKDRNGASDPFVRVRYSGRTQETSIVKKSRYPRWNEMFEFELEEGAAEALCVEAWDWDLVSRNDFLGKVVFNVQKLCAAQKEEGWFRLQPDQSKNQRGEGNLGSLQLEVRLRDETVLPSGCYQPLVQLLCREVKLGTQGPGQLIALIEETTSTECRQDVATNLLKLFLGQGLAKDFLDLLFQLELGRTSEANTLFRSNSLASKSMESFLKVAGMRYLHGVLGPIIDKVFEEKKYVELDPSKVEVKDVGCSGLHRPQTEAEVLEQSAQTLRAHLAALLSALSRSVRACPAVVRATFRQLFRRVRERFPSAQHENVPFIAVTSFLCLRFVSPAIMAPKLFHLRERHADARTSRTLLLLAKAVQNVGNMDAPASRAKEAWMEPLQPTVRQGVAQLKDFITKLVDIEEKEELGLQRALSLQAPPVKEGPLFIHRTKGKGPLMSSFKKLHFSLTTEALSFAKTPNSKKSALIKPASIRAAEKVEEKSFGSSNVMQLIYEDDAGKPQTVYLQCRCVNELNQWLSALRKVSIGNPGLLGSYHPGVFRGDKWSCCHQKDKSDLGCDKTRSRVTLQEWNDPLDHDLEAQLIYRHLLGVEPALREKHRELSAGTEAGSVLTGPGGAPEDPLAQLLQVLRDLQEAHRSSPASSPPSEPSCLLELQT